One genomic region from Tripterygium wilfordii isolate XIE 37 chromosome 20, ASM1340144v1, whole genome shotgun sequence encodes:
- the LOC119987244 gene encoding protein yippee-like At4g27745: MAEVVGPRLYSCCSCRNHVAFHDDVISKAFQGRHGRAFLFSHAMNIVEGPKEDRRLTTGLHTVADIYCCDCREVLGWKYERAYEETQKYKEGKFILEKSKIVKENW, from the exons ATGGCAGAGGTGGTTGGGCCGAGATTGTATAGTTGTTGTAGTTGTAGAAATCATGTGGCTTTTCATGATGATGTCATTTCAAAGGCTTTTCAG GGAAGACATGGTCGAGCATTTCTTTTCTCACATGCGATGAACATTGTGGAGGGGCCAAAGGAGGACAGACGATTAACGACTGGTCTCCACACGGTTGCTGATATCTACTGCTGCGATTGCAGAGAGGTGCTTGGGTGGAAATATGAAAGAGCATATGAGGAAACCCAGAAGTACAAGGAAGGAAAGTTCATTCTCGAGAAGTCAAAAATTGTCAAGGAAAACTGGTAG
- the LOC119987273 gene encoding serine/threonine-protein kinase WNK8-like isoform X2: MITELFTSGSLRQYRKKHKHVDIKAIKNWARQILRGLHYLHSHNSPIIHRDLKCDNIFVNGNNGEVKIGDLGLATVMQQPTARSVIGTPEFMAPELYDEEYNELVDIYSFGMCILEMVTCEYPYSECRNPAQIYKKVTSGIKPASLSKVSDPEVKEFIEKCLVPAPMRLPAVELLKDPFLWTANSKELHCESTQLPNLMTKSVILPQPEPLPMDIDACHKKSSVGSCAKGLSETSQFSTLEFQSFTESKEFRLRGEKNSDNLVSFHLRIADSCGWAKNVHFPFFIDSDTAISIAQEMIEQVDLSNEDVSVIAELIDNMIVKFTCNWNASLESTLSEADGLFVHSSVVQKNGVSLNKENASSCSGSVNDHETPELDSSDISAVFSVPVVSDGSTNKRLGFSNHSLCESTKNSDISLIDSSSDPYKTVSLSSICSLSLADKDQHDELKLELDAIDSQYDHCFQELLKMREAAVENAKKRWLTKKKISVI; the protein is encoded by the exons ATACCGTAAGAAGCATAAGCATGTTGACATCAAGGCCATCAAGAACTGGGCAAGGCAGATCCTTCGAGGTTTACACTATTTGCATAGTCACAATTCTCCTATCATTCATCGGGACTTGAAATGCGACAACATATTTGTTAATGGTAATAATGGAGAAGTGAAAATTGGGGATCTTGGATTGGCGACAGTCATGCAGCAACCTACAGCTCGAAGTGTTATTG GTACTCCTGAATTTATGGCTCCAGAGCTCTATGATGAAGAGTACAACGAACTTGTTGACATCTATTCTTTTGGCATGTGCATATTGGAGATGGTAACGTGTGAGTATCCATATAGTGAATGCAGGAATCCAGCACAAATATACAAGAAGGTCACATCT GGTATCAAGCCTGCCTCGCTCTCTAAAGTGAGTGATCCCGAAGTCAAGGAATTCATAGAGAAGTGCCTAGTTCCAGCGCCTATGAGATTGCCAGCTGTGGAGCTCCTGAAAGATCCATTCCTCTGGACTGCAAATTCAAAGGAGCTCCATTGTGAATCTACTCAGTTACCGAATCTCATGACCAAATCAGTTATCCTACCACAACCAGAACCTCTTCCTATGGATATTGATGCTTGTCACAAGAAGTCTTCTGTTGGTTCTTGTGCAAAAGGGTTATCTGAAACCTCTCAATTTTCAACTCTAGAATTCCAGAGCTTCACTGAAAGTAAGGAATTCAGGTTGAGAGGGGAGAAAAATTCTGATAACTTGGTTTCTTTTCATTTACGCATTGCAGATTCATGTG GTTGGGCAAAGAACGTCCATTTCCCTTTCTTTATTGATTCTGATACGGCAATTTCAATAGCACAAGAAATGATTGAACAAGTTGATTTGTCAAATGAAGATGTGTCTGTCATTGCTGAGTTGATTGATAACATGATAGTGAAGTTCACATGCAATTGGAATGCGTCACTTGAAAGTACTTTAAGTGAAGCAGATGGATTGTTCGTGCATTCTTCTGTGGTGCAAAAGAATGGGGTCTCGTTGAACAAGGAAAACGCTTCTTCATGTTCTGGTAGTGTGAATGACCATGAAACTCCTGAATTGGACAGTTCAGATATATCTGCTGTGTTCAGTGTCCCAGTTGTCTCTGATGGGAGTACTAACAAGCGTTTGGGATTTTCTAATCATAGTCTTTGTGAGTCCACCAAGAATTCTGATATCTCATTGATTGATTCAAGCTCTGATCCATATAAAACTGTAAGTTTGTCCAGTATCTGCTCTCTATCCCTAGCAGACAAGGATCAACACGACGAGCTAAAGCTGGAGCTTGATGCAATTGATTCACAATATGACCATTGTTTCCAAGAACTCTTGAAAATGAGGGAGGCTGCAGTCGAAAATGCCAAAAAGAGGTGGCTGACAAAGAAGAAAATCTCTGTTATATGA